A window of Echeneis naucrates chromosome 13, fEcheNa1.1, whole genome shotgun sequence contains these coding sequences:
- the sbds gene encoding ribosome maturation protein SBDS has product MSIFTPTNQIRLTNVAVVRMKKAGKRFEIACYKNKVMSWRSGAEKDLDEVLQTHSVFVNVSKGQVAKKDDLTKAFGTDDLTEICKQILAKGELQVSDKERQSQLETMFRDIATTVAEKCVNPETKRPYTVSLIERAMKDIHYSVKPNKSSKQQALEVIRQLKETMEIQRAHMRLRLVLPAKEAKRLKEKLKPLLQVVESEDFDEDLEMVCLVDPGCFREIDELIRCETKGKGSLEVLSLKDVEEGDEKL; this is encoded by the exons atgtcCATATTTACGCCGACGAACCAAATCCGGCTGACCAATGTGGCGGTTGTGCGGATGAAGAAAGCGGGGAAGCGCTTCGAGATCGCCTGCTACAAGAACAAAGTTATGAGTTGGAGATCGGGAGC AGAGAAAGACCTGGATGAGGTTTTGCAGACACACTCTGTTTTCGTCAATGTGTCCAAGGGTCAGGTGGCAAAGAAAGATGATTTGACCAAAGCTTTTGGGACAGATGATCTGACAGAAATCTGTAAACAG ATCCTGGCCAAAGGAGAGCTCCAGGtgtcagacaaagagagacagagccaGCTGGAGACGATGTTCAGGGACATTGCAACTACTGTGGCAGAGAAGTGTGTCAACCCCGAGACCAAGAGGCCCTACACAGTCAGCCTGATTGAGCGGGCAATGAAGGACATCCACTACTCTGTCAAGCCCAACAAGAGCTCGAAGCAGCAG GCTCTGGAGGTGATCCGGCAGCTGAAAGAGACCATGGAGATCCAGAGAGCCCACATGAGACTGCGGCTGGTGCTGCCAGCCAAAGAAGCCAAGCGACTGAAAGAGAAGCTGAAACCACTCCTGCAGGTTGTGGAGAGTGAAGACTTTGATGAGGATCTGGAAATG GTGTGTCTGGTGGATCCTGGCTGCTTCAGGGAGATCGACGAACTGATCCGCTGTGAGACCAAAGGCAAAGGCTCTCTGGAGGTGCTCAGTCTGAAGGATGTGGAAGAGGGAGATGAGAAACTATAA
- the LOC115052894 gene encoding claudin-9-like, whose amino-acid sequence MERQLELAALGLAFVGWICAILTRCLALWNVSGTLNNTTASLSAYWDGVWLEWDHWDLAHDGSLHCSFYQSLLSLSGSFRTWRTLIMSGIGAGAFAAVIGAVGAAWFPVRGQVKVFSGAVFVLSGILLLVPTAWTCHHTSQPLEGAELLRRDWGPALYLGWISFALMLVGGLFLTTRCPTSEQQAQEPDRSGYPDLEEEANHPLSRINRTAFTNSQYERRSQPI is encoded by the coding sequence ATGGAGCGGCAGCTGGAGCTTGCTGCCCTTGGTCTGGCCTTTGTTGGGTGGATTTGTGCCATTCTGACACGTTGCCTGGCTCTGTGGAACGTGAGCGGCACCCTGAACAACACCACAGCTTCTCTGTCTGCCTACTGGGACGGGGTGTGGCTAGAATGGGATCACTGGGACCTGGCCCACGATGGCAGCCTGCACTGCTCTTTCTACCAATcgctcctgtctctctctggaaGTTTCCGCACATGGAGAACCCTCATAATGTCTGGAATTGGAGCTGGGGCTTTTGCTGCTGTGATTGGTGCAGTGGGGGCAGCGTGGTTCCCTGTGCGCGGCCAGGTCAAAGTGTTTTCCGGTGCTGTTTTTGTATTGTCTGGGATCCTGCTGCTGGTTCCTACAGCCTGGACATGCCATCACACCAGTCAGCCACTGGAGGGTGCTGAGCTGCTGCGGAGAGACTGGGGACCTGCTCTGTACCTGGGGTGGATCTCCTTTGCTCTGATGCTGGTAGGAGGGCTGTTTCTTACCACCAGATGTCCCACCAGTGAGCAGCAAGCACAGGAGCCTGATAGGAGTGGGTACCCAGATCTAGAGGAAGAGGCCAACCACCCACTGAGCAGAATCAACAGGACTGCATTCACAAACAGCCAGTATGAACGCAGATCACAGCCCATCTGA
- the cldnj gene encoding claudin j, which translates to MYLSTGPMALQELGISLSMIGVAGTILICALPMWKVTAFIGTHLVVMQVFWEGLWMTCVSEYTGQLQCKLYDALLDLSPDLQAARGLICISLVLGCLGFLIFLLGARCTNCLSHPSVKARVVQSSGAIFCLASLTTIVAVSWTANSIIRDFHNPRVPEVLKRELGAAIYIGFVISGLLFCGGAILCTSCPPQRARFHSSGYSQARIPKHSSYAIKNYV; encoded by the exons A tgtACCTGTCCACTGGCCCCATGGCTCTGCAGGAACTGGGCATCAGCCTGTCCATGATAGGTGTTGCTGGGACTATCCTGATCTGCGCTCTGCCCATGTGGAAGGTGACGGCATTCATTGGCACCCATTTGGTAGTCATGCAGGTGTTCTGGGAAGGCTTGTGGATGACCTGTGTCAGTGAGTACACGGGTCAACTGCAGTGCAAGCTTTACGACGCGCTGTTGGACCTGTCGCCAGACCTCCAGGCGGCCCGGGGCCTGATTTGCATCAGCTTAGTTCTGGGATGTTTGGGATTCCTCATATTCCTTCTGGGGGCACGCTGCACCAACTGCCTGAGTCACCCAAGCGTAAAGGCTCGAGTGGTGCAGAGCTCTGGAGCCATCTTCTGTCTGGCCTCCCTCACCACCATAGTTGCTGTTTCATGGACGGCCAACTCCATCATCAGGGACTTCCACAACCCACGTGTCCCTGAGGTGCTGAAGAGGGAGCTCGGAGCAGCTATATATATAGGCTTCGTGATCTCTGGGTTGCTGTTCTGTGGGGGAGCCATCCTGTGCACAAGCTGCCCTCCACAGAGGGCCAGGTTCCACTCAAGCGGGTACTCACAAGCGAGGATCCCCAAACACAGCAGCTATGCCATTAAGAACTATGTGTGA
- the LOC115052642 gene encoding claudin-4-like produces MASMGMQMAGCALALLGWIGVIIACAAPMWRVSAFIGSNIVISQVIWEGIWMNCVFQSTGQMQCKVYDSMLSLDSDLQAARALMVVSIITGIAGLLVAFAGGKCTNFIREERAKARASVAAGVVLIICGLLCFIAVSWTASVVIEDFYSPLLVDAQKRELGASLYIGWGAGGLLFLGGGLLCASCPRKEDGNSSVKYLLNEVGSNKKQDSIISSTPSKTYI; encoded by the coding sequence ATGGCTTCCATGGGGATGCAGATGGCTGGCTGTGCTCTGGCCCTGCTAGGCTGGATTGGGGTGATCATTGCCTGTGCTGCACCGATGTGGCGGGTCTCTGCCTTCATTGGCAGCAACATAGTGATATCGCAGGTCATCTGGGAGGGCATCTGGATGAACTGTGTGTTCCAGAGCACAGGTCAGATGCAGTGTAAGGTCTACGACTCCATGCTGTCTCTGGACAGTGACCTCCAGGCGGCCCGCGCCCTGATGGTGGTTTCCATCATCACAGGCATTGCTGGGCTCCTCGTAGCTTTCGCTGGTGGAAAATGCACCAACTTCATTCGAGAGGAAAGAGCCAAAGCGAGGGCCTCCGTGGCAGCGGGCGTGGTGCTGATCATCTGTGGATTGCTCTGCTTTATCGCTGTTTCCTGGACCGCCAGCGTCGTCATAGAGGACTTCTACAGCCCTCTGCTGGTGGATGCCCAAAAAAGAGAGCTTGGGGCCTCTCTTTACATTGGCTGGGGGGCTGGGGGCCTCTTGTTCCTTGGTGGGGGGCTTCTCTGTGCCAGCTGTCCCCGCAAGGAAGACGGGAACTCCTCTGTGAAGTACCTCCTCAATGAGGTTGGAAGCAACAAGAAACAGGACTCTATCATATCATCTACACCATCAAAGACCTATATTTGA